The genomic DNA ACAGATATACAGGAAGAGCGGCTTTTTTGGGCTGTGGCGGGGCTCCATGGCTTCCGTCAGCAGGGCCACAGTCGCCTCCAGTGTCCAAATCGCCACTTTTGGCAAGGCCAAGTGCCTGTTGAAGGATAACGGCCTTGTCACGCAGCCGACGTTCCTCTCGTTCTTCTCCGGCCTGGCTGCTGGATCCTTTGTATCAGTGGCGGTCACACCCTTTGATGTGATTACTACGCGCCTCTACAACCAGGGTGTGGATGCCCAGGGTCGCGGTCTCTACTACAAGGGCTGGCTGGACTGCGTCGCCAAGATACTGCGGTCGGAGGGCACGTACGGCTTATTCAAGGGATTTTGGCCCATATATCTGCGCAGTGCACCTTACTCTACTTTGGTGCTACTTTTCTTTGACGAACTGATCGGTCTGCGCGAACGTTACGCTCCCCATAAGTGATACAACATTCTATTGTGACcttgcacaacatttttgaATTTAAAGTATAAAGTGAAAGTGCTGTATCGCTCAAAACTAtctatatttttctttgatcGGAACACCATCTGatagagaatttccctgaccgatTAGGCACAGgatcaaatacaaatttgtaaaatataaggtcataaggtatacaatccaacaaaaaggaatatttatagtaagccaaattgatttttcaatcggattaaattattgattcagtgttaaaagtctttgcaagctagtaacatcaaatagaacatcaacatcgaggaaaatgatgtAGAGTCcgatatatttttaaaataagatggtatatttttgagggtctgacggtatatttgatcgataattccgcggtcacactgcaagtcgtattatcaacatacaacatacatcgATATACTGAcataacaaaatatattcacaTCTCTATTAAAACAAGTCGGCGGCACTTAAATTAGCTAAAACTTTCTTTGAAAATCCTTGTGAAAAATGGCCGTTCAATATACTCAAGTCCAACAATGGTTCGAACAGTACAAGCAGACGGTGGCCAAATCCCTGCGCGACACCTCCAAGCCCTGGACCAAGGTGATGAACATCGTGGAAGAGCGGACTGGCGTTGACCGCGTGAATATTTTCTTCGGTGAGTAGGAGTCCCATCCTGGACGACGTCATCGCCCCCAGCTACGCTCGGAGGACGCCCAAGCACGTAACGGTGGCGCCAGTCCAAAAGATGCAAGAGAATTGTCTGACAGAAGTGTATAAATAGCAACCCAACCTGTTATATATAGCATAGATGGTCAACGAGGGGCTGTGACATGGCATTTGGCGCATGGCAGGAACAGGGGAAAGGTGTCTAATTTGGGGATTAATCACTATCGCTAGCTTAGCAACGCAGCTGCACCGTTTAAGCGTAATTAAAAGGTCTATCTCTGGGGGTCGGGTCGGGCACGCACACCAGGGCCCgcatgcatatgtgtgtgcatgtgatGTGTTAGCTTACGTATGCAgtgcgtgtgcatgtgtgtgtgtgttttggtagCTTCcatgaaaacttttttgtggtttgtgcttttctttgtttacTCTATCGCGAGTATGTTTTATCCGTTCGCTGAGCAATCATTGATTACCCGTGGAGAGCACTGTACCGATCAGATACAGATATCCAGATTCCCGTCAGTGCAAAAGGTCAGACTTGGCCTCGACTTCGATCCGGTGCTGCTCTCCTCTGCCGTCGTGGCGCTTTGCACACGTGTAGAAAATAGCTGGCTGGCAGGTGAGCGCGTGCCTCTGTGTGCGTGAGAGCTTCCCGCAGCGAAGCTCGCGAAAGCCCCAGATGTGGCTCTGCGATTatattatgcaaataaaacaccGCCAAAAGGTGCGACGAAATGTCCGGCTTCCTCTTATCTACATTGGCTCAGGTGAGTCCAGTCCACGccgttcctcctgctgccacccATCACCAAACACCTTTGAACTGAACAATAAAACGCCCCTAAATATAATTAGCGGAATACTCATCAGCGGTCAGGCATATGATATCATTATGCGGCAGCTAGAGCGATCCGCGGCGAGTCCGTTGTGCTATTCTGTGCTGGCAAGGCGAGACTGGCCGGGATCGGGCCACCATCGGGCATCAGGTGCAGATATCTGCAGATGACACTTGTGACAACAGCTGAATAGTTATAATTAGCCACTCGCGCCGCCCTGGGGCGAAGTGAGGGACACCAAATCAAGGAGGACCAAATCAAGAAGACCCATGCCCGCCCCTGTGCTATGttgtgccacagccaaaggGCCAAGTTGCAACAATGGGCACAACCCAGTGACCATCGAGATGGTGATCATGGCAGTTGAGAGCTGGGAGAGTAAAGTGATTGAGCTGTTCAAAGAGAATGTCTTGCTACGCTTTGGTACAGCCCCCCATGGAGCCTTTTATGTCACCTTTTTCGTTACATTTTCTAACTCGTATTCCCATGGACTCTTTCAGGTGCTTCCGCCTTATGTGCCGTCTATCTGATGTTCGGCGGTTTGGCACAGCTGTTGTGCAATGTTATTGGAGTGATGTATCCGGCCTACATCTCGATCCATGCGATCGAGTCGAGCACCAAGCAGGATGACACCAAATGGCTGACCTACTGGGTGACCTTCGGCATCTTCACGGTGATCGAGTTCTACTCGGGCATCCTGACCCACATCATACCCTTCTACTGGCTGCTAAAGGTAACCAAAGCCCGCCGCATTGAATGGCATTAAGATTGAACCAATTTCTCGTCTGTTTCAGTGTGTTTTCCTCATCTGGTGCATGCTGCCCACGGAGCAGAACGGCTCCACCATTATCTACCACAAGCTGGTGCGACCCTACTTCCTGAAGCATCATCAATGTAAGTTCAACATCCACTTGCTCCATGAATAAATCTCTAATGTTTGTCTTTCGTTTCCATTGCAGCTGTCGACAAGCTGATTGACGATGGCATGAAGAAGGCCACCAATGTGCTGAAGCATGATTAGGAGCTCTGGTCTGCCGGCCGGTCACTTCTCCATGCATTTGGTACTCTACCGCCTCCACGCAGGCTTCTCTTAGACAG from Drosophila subobscura isolate 14011-0131.10 chromosome E, UCBerk_Dsub_1.0, whole genome shotgun sequence includes the following:
- the LOC117891252 gene encoding receptor expression-enhancing protein 5 isoform X2; protein product: MAVQYTQVQQWFEQYKQTVAKSLRDTSKPWTKVMNIVEERTGVDRVNIFFGASALCAVYLMFGGLAQLLCNVIGVMYPAYISIHAIESSTKQDDTKWLTYWVTFGIFTVIEFYSGILTHIIPFYWLLKCVFLIWCMLPTEQNGSTIIYHKLVRPYFLKHHQSVDKLIDDGMKKATNVLKHD
- the LOC117891252 gene encoding receptor expression-enhancing protein 5 isoform X3, whose translation is MWLCDYIMQIKHRQKVRRNVRLPLIYIGSGASALCAVYLMFGGLAQLLCNVIGVMYPAYISIHAIESSTKQDDTKWLTYWVTFGIFTVIEFYSGILTHIIPFYWLLKCVFLIWCMLPTEQNGSTIIYHKLVRPYFLKHHQSVDKLIDDGMKKATNVLKHD
- the LOC117891252 gene encoding receptor expression-enhancing protein 5 isoform X1 produces the protein MVIMAVESWESKVIELFKENVLLRFGASALCAVYLMFGGLAQLLCNVIGVMYPAYISIHAIESSTKQDDTKWLTYWVTFGIFTVIEFYSGILTHIIPFYWLLKCVFLIWCMLPTEQNGSTIIYHKLVRPYFLKHHQSVDKLIDDGMKKATNVLKHD